Genomic segment of Hydra vulgaris chromosome 11, alternate assembly HydraT2T_AEP:
GTGTTTACTATCACAAAAACATTAATACACTTTCATTAAgcttagttttgattttttgtgtgCGCTTGTTTTAAGACAAAGTAAGCTTTTTTAAGctttgagtttttattatttgtagtcAATATCAGAATAAGatttatcaaatttacttttcatttagGACAAACATATTTGGAGGTGTTGTAAATGCAAGAAGACAAAGACAATTAGAAGTggcttttttcaaatttgttcaTCACTAGACATAAGTAGTATTCTTCAACTTATGTTTTTATGGATTGCGGAGGTGCCTGTCACAACAGCCAGCAATATAGTTGGTATTTGCAAAAATACATCAATTCAGTGGTATCAGTACTTTAGAGACATATGTtcctttaaaataattgatgttcCTGATAGAAATCAGTTAGGTGGTCCTGGCCATGTTGTTGAAATTGATGAATCGTTAATGTTTAAAAGGAAGATTAATGTAGGGCATGTCGTCGAACAACACTGGATATTCGGAGCATATGATCTAATGACTAAAAAGGGATATTTAACACGTGTGGAAGATAGAACTGCTGCAACATTGGTTCCATTAATTCAAAGATGGGTGGCTGTTGGGTCTAAAATTCATTTAGATCAATGGGCTGCCTACAATAATTTGAATAACATAGGTTTTAACCATCTCACAGTAAATCACACAACCAACTTTGTTGATCCTGTAACACAAGCAACATCAAACCATGTTGAGGCTTTTTGGAGTCGAATAAAGCGAAGATTGAAATTTGTTTGCGGGTCACAAGGTGATTTGAAGTGGAGTCGACTTGATGAAGCAATATACAGAAAGTATTTCgcttttaaaactgaaaaccTTTGGCAAAACTTCACTTCAACTTcaattttataaacgtttttttacaacatatacATGACAAGTATCCTCTCTAATAAAATaagctgttttattttatttactgaaattattttattagagagGATACCTATTTGTAGGTTTTTATACTATCTTTAATTTagattagttatttttaaataaatgatatttaagCAGAATTATAAagttagatattttatatatatatgcgtgtgtgtgtgtgtgtgtgtgtgtgtgtgtgtgtgtgtgtgtgtgtgtgtgtgtgtgtgtgtgtgtgtgtgtaattttgaaaaagttttatttaatagtaaatatttctttttagttttaagcaAGCTTTAAAATACTactagtaataatattaaaaaatattttgtaaacaagttcttttttgtaaataaattgttttatctcGCATCTTTGTGataaagaaatgcaactttttttttgttgtaagtttattagataacttttttttaatgttcaatttcgctatattttatttaatatagaacattatataaagttaataaaacagtgttatgtttttttgtcgATTTTTTCCTTCCGTACTTTAAGTAAACATTACAAACTAAATTGCACTCGTAAATAACTCCGCACCGCAAGTAAACTAGTAATCACACTCGTAAATTGTCGGTAGTTACCGAATTTAGGGGGAGGTGCGCCGATTACACGTCCGCCGAGAAACTTGACGATGCTGTGATTTTCATACGATAgatttttataacagttttataatttattttgtaacatccataaaatattgataactTGGTACGATATCTTTCACATTAAGTTCCCAATTAATCCTATCATTtagttagaaaaatattttttttaattcgctAATTTCTTTTCAGAGCTTTATACTAATTACTctcatatacatatacaaattatatatcatatacaaattatatatataattaaatatctaaaatattttaggtttGAAAATATTGCTTACTGGTTGTTATAGCTAACCCAGGTAATTTGCAACTCTCAaagtaaaagcaattgtaaGCAAGAGCTGATTTCGATTGCTTTAAgtatcttaataataaaagattacaaaacATTGTAACATAATAAACCATAAGAAAAAGTGTATAACTTGATTTCTACAAGTGAGTTTTGATATAGTTCATTGATTACTAAAAAGGAATAACTCTTAACTTACCACACCTTTATGAAGAACTAAGTGTAAAAGGTAGAAACAAGAAAACTACATGTTGtagtttatttcaatttcaaaagtcaatacatataaaacatgtttgttgatatatagctattaacctgaaaaaaaattggtaattttattctataattggtaaaaaatgtttacccTCTAAAAGCAACTGatggtaaataatattaaataaagcaacaaattttgataaatttcatgtttattatgctatcaatttattttactctaaatacttctgaagaaaaaaaaaatctgtcagctctaaaaaaatgaaaaaaaaaaaaaacctttataaaattttataaatagtttctttatgttatttttggTATAAGCAATAAAATCAAGTGCgttattttgaatttctgtGAATACCTCTcgtataatgatataaaaaaattcaatactcTTTGCTGGCttgtaatattaaaacttatatgtAACTGTACAAAATAACCGTTCCGTAGAAAAACAATTATCACTTCTTttgtatttagaaattttttcacGTTTACAATTTAGCTTTAAACGCAGGATTATCTAGTAAGTAACAGATTACAAAACATTGTACCACATCTTAATGGGGAAGCAAGGGTAAAGAGGTAGAAAAAAGAAACACGCAAATTCACGTTGAATATTTCAAGAGTTTATACAAAagcattttataataacaaaaacatatagCATGGCAACTGacttcttttttctaaaaatcttcttttcttttcttgattactctttttccattaaaatactTAATTGCTACGacttaattttgttctttttttttttcaattattacaataaaaacaaatgccacaataatttgcatttttttgatgCCACAATCCACTTTTATTTGGTCAAATTATTTGACttactttcaaattatttaacttacaatactttttcttgcttttaatGTCAGTGTTTATATGTAAcagtacaaaaaattattgttcactagacaaacacaaatttttctttttttattaaaaatttcaaacagagTATTAATATCCAATTGtcatcttttatatataaattaatgtagTCTGCCAAACTTTTTCTAAACCTTTGAAAAGTGTTTAATATCAGTTTTCTCAAAACTAAGGTTGaaacaaaacatgaaaacaaaatctcGTTTGAGTTCATATATTGACATGAAACATGTAAGCTAGTTTTGCAATCagtacaaattttcttttttaaaaattttaatgtttaactcTTTGTAATTATTCAAAGTTACCACTATTAAAACTGAAGCTAAAAATAAGGACTTTAAGGAGAATTAAGGATATATTTTCCCAATTTATAAGGAGATTTGGTCGCGAACGCCAATTTTTTCAAGGAAAAAATAAGGAGATTTAAGGagaaaataattactttaaaaacagaatctttcttttttcaataaatattaaatataaatagataaactattattaaaaaagtataatatactatatatatatatatatatatatatatatatatatatatatatatatatatatatatatatatatatatatatatatatatatatatatatatatatatatattagggtacattatataatatttataatgtacCCTATTTGACCAGTCCcaaatgatttcaaaaaaatagtttttcaaaagttggtcatgttgggtctcaaattatgatgatgattatttttgatattttataaaagttccAAAAGTAatcatcattttattaaaaaaaattcacattagATTTTACTGcaataaatatgatatttttaaaggaaaaatgaaaaaggtgcattttttgtagttttcatagtagtgaaatataaaataatgtttttgtttttttaaatgatgattatttttaaaatttttaaaaagttttgttcaaAGTAGCCAGCCCAAGTGGCTGGCTATTTTGT
This window contains:
- the LOC136087175 gene encoding uncharacterized protein LOC136087175, yielding MSPLTHFIELINEENLIRFLQHYRLMDIQKFCECGHAMNVQKYNRCQDKHIWRCCKCKKTKTIRSGFFQICSSLDISSILQLMFLWIAEVPVTTASNIVGICKNTSIQWYQYFRDICSFKIIDVPDRNQLGGPGHVVEIDESLMFKRKINVGHVVEQHWIFGAYDLMTKKGYLTRVEDRTAATLVPLIQRWVAVGSKIHLDQWAAYNNLNNIGFNHLTVNHTTNFVDPVTQATSNHVEAFWSRIKRRLKFVCGSQGDLKWSRLDEAIYRKYFAFKTENLWQNFTSTSIL